The Rissa tridactyla isolate bRisTri1 chromosome 6, bRisTri1.patW.cur.20221130, whole genome shotgun sequence genome includes a region encoding these proteins:
- the DYDC1 gene encoding DPY30 domain-containing protein 1, which translates to MESQYLKRCLGSCLKKGLAEVVEHRPADPIEYLAHWIYNYRRILDEEKKRMLERTELEQEREAALVELEMLRKMKEEELMIQQKLEEQRQGQLEQEHEKLEVQSEDNEMLLQRKDQEENEKTIAELTDRPGAPNLTRVEELDESGQSEGIADLMEEAEQ; encoded by the exons ATGGAGTCTCAGTATCTGAAGAGATGCCTGGGAAGTTGCTTGAAAAAGGGACTGGCAGAAGTTGTAGAGCATCGGCCAGCAGATCCAATAGAGTATTTGGCACATTGGATTTACAATTACAGAAGAATcttagatgaagaaaaaaag AGAATGTTGGAAAGGACTGAGCTTGAACAAGAACGGGAGGCAGCCCTGGTGGAACttgaaatgttaagaaaaatgaaggaagaagagcTAATGATCCAGCAGAAACTTGAAGAGCAACGTCAG GGTCAGTTGGAACAAGAACATGAAAAGTTGGAAGTGCAGAGTGAAGACAACGAAATGCTGTTACAACGGAAAGATCAAGAG GAGAATGAAAAGACAATAGCTGAACTTACAGATAGACCTGGAGCGCCTAATTTGACCAGAGTTGAGGAGCTAGATGAGAGTGGACAGTCTGAG